Proteins found in one Phreatobacter oligotrophus genomic segment:
- a CDS encoding MerR family transcriptional regulator, whose product MQIGQLARHAGVNIETIRFYERIGVLPPPQRQGNGRRLYTDTDAQRLGFVRHARELGFELSAVRTLLALQEQPGASCEDASRIAQSQLAEVESRIARLLRLRDELSRMVSDCQRGKVAACRVIEALASSSVLRPPRILTKRKPS is encoded by the coding sequence ATGCAGATCGGGCAGCTAGCGCGTCATGCCGGCGTCAACATCGAAACCATCAGGTTCTACGAGAGGATTGGTGTGCTGCCGCCGCCACAACGGCAAGGGAACGGCCGGCGGCTATACACCGATACAGATGCCCAGCGTTTGGGATTTGTGCGACATGCGCGCGAGCTGGGATTTGAACTTTCAGCGGTCCGGACGCTTCTGGCCCTGCAGGAGCAGCCAGGTGCTTCCTGTGAAGACGCCAGCCGCATCGCCCAGTCACAGTTGGCTGAAGTTGAGAGCCGCATAGCCAGGCTCCTGCGCTTGCGCGACGAGCTGTCGCGCATGGTCAGTGACTGCCAACGGGGGAAAGTGGCCGCCTGTCGCGTTATCGAAGCACTCGCGTCGAGCTCCGTGCTTCGCCCGCCAAGAATCCTCACCAAAAGGAAGCCGAGCTAG
- a CDS encoding cation transporter, producing the protein MTTETAPIRYRITGMDCPSCAAKIEGAARKVDGVEHVKVSIASQIMTVGVDDPMRRLPELENAITNIGYQLDQMGASKVAKTEEGQDCDDKIPDLSHVTAAYKRALWIVVLLNTGFGVVQIVGSVLAGSQALQADALDFIGDGLISFLGLVAVGWGLAARAKAALLQGIFLAVLGFVVVGTTTYRVFVTQDPQTLLMGGLALAAFIFNVVAALVLIPHRKGDANMRAVWLFSRNDAIGNLAVVAAALLVWWLSSPWPDLLVAFAVAGLFLQSAWAIIRDARSDLSHAT; encoded by the coding sequence ATGACCACAGAAACAGCCCCAATCCGTTACCGCATCACCGGCATGGATTGCCCTTCCTGCGCCGCAAAAATTGAGGGAGCCGCCCGTAAAGTCGATGGGGTCGAGCACGTAAAGGTATCGATCGCATCGCAGATCATGACGGTTGGTGTCGACGATCCTATGCGACGCCTTCCGGAACTCGAGAATGCGATCACAAACATAGGCTACCAGCTCGATCAAATGGGTGCATCCAAGGTGGCAAAGACTGAGGAGGGCCAGGATTGCGATGACAAAATCCCGGACCTGTCGCATGTGACAGCGGCGTACAAGCGCGCACTCTGGATCGTTGTTCTGCTCAACACCGGCTTCGGCGTTGTGCAGATTGTTGGCAGCGTATTGGCTGGCTCGCAGGCGCTTCAGGCCGATGCCCTCGACTTCATTGGCGATGGCTTGATTTCGTTCCTCGGGCTCGTAGCGGTGGGTTGGGGTCTGGCTGCCCGGGCAAAGGCGGCGCTTCTCCAGGGTATCTTCCTCGCGGTCCTAGGCTTCGTCGTAGTGGGCACGACGACCTACCGCGTCTTTGTCACGCAAGATCCGCAAACTCTGCTGATGGGCGGCCTCGCCCTCGCCGCCTTCATCTTCAACGTTGTCGCTGCCCTCGTGCTGATCCCGCACAGGAAGGGCGACGCGAACATGCGTGCCGTGTGGCTATTCTCCCGCAACGACGCGATCGGAAACCTGGCCGTCGTCGCCGCAGCTCTCCTGGTGTGGTGGCTCTCGTCGCCCTGGCCGGACCTGCTGGTGGCGTTCGCGGTCGCTGGCCTGTTTTTACAATCAGCCTGGGCGATCATCCGGGATGCGCGGTCAGATTTGTCCCACGCTACCTAG
- a CDS encoding TRAP transporter small permease subunit produces MRLVHWIDGLSEKLASLVSWALLLNALLITFNAISRKVFSVAWSSAFDMQWHFFAVVVFITAAYALQKNEHVRVDVFANRIGERGLAWIDLFGIFFVLLPVCAGMIWLSGPKFWEALVAGHTRATRESSSAIPAWIILSFIPFGFALLSLQAVAEAVRCIAFLQGNDTGSRASRRFFDGE; encoded by the coding sequence ATGCGGCTTGTCCATTGGATAGATGGTCTGAGCGAGAAGCTGGCTTCCCTGGTCAGCTGGGCGCTGCTGCTGAACGCGTTACTGATAACATTCAACGCGATCAGCAGAAAAGTGTTCTCCGTCGCCTGGTCGTCGGCCTTTGATATGCAATGGCACTTCTTTGCTGTCGTTGTTTTCATCACGGCGGCTTATGCCTTGCAGAAGAACGAACACGTCCGTGTCGACGTATTCGCAAACCGCATCGGCGAACGGGGCTTGGCCTGGATCGATCTGTTCGGGATTTTTTTTGTCCTTCTCCCGGTATGCGCCGGCATGATTTGGCTGAGTGGGCCGAAGTTCTGGGAAGCTTTGGTAGCTGGACACACCCGGGCGACGCGCGAAAGCTCAAGCGCCATTCCTGCATGGATTATCCTGAGTTTTATCCCGTTTGGCTTCGCCCTTCTCTCCCTCCAAGCCGTCGCTGAGGCTGTGCGCTGTATAGCGTTCCTGCAAGGAAATGACACAGGCAGCCGCGCCAGTCGCCGCTTTTTCGACGGGGAATGA